AACACGCTGTGTAGAAACACATTCAGCCTTATGAGCAAGCGCGATGAGTAGCAGTTACACCACCTGCACCCCTAATGTATTGCTGGTCAGACTAGCAAAGTAGGAGTTGTTAGTGTGATGTACATTGCACAGAATTGGATGGTGCCTTACTAGATGGATTCTGACATATAGAGACATATTCCTGACCTGCGATGACAGGGTGTACCAGCCGCCTGTACACTATGCAGCTTCTTCTACACCGGAATTCCACCGAACGGGCTGTGTTGGTTCAACTGCTGTTCCACAGGCATCTTGGATCAGTGTAGGATCCACTGGTCAATATCGCTGATGACTTAGCATCCTGGGGCAGACTTGgtggatgtaaaaaaataaaaataaagtttctacCCCCGCTTTTGTTTTcactatatatatttacatactcCTTAATCCATTGGTGATTATAGGTAGTAATGGGAAACAATATTGAAAGGCGTTGCAGCCACAGTAAACTTGTGTTCTTTCCTGCCTAGTTCATCTAGCATTTTCAGGTGGTACCCACTATTTTTTTAATGATTAATACTAGGGACGAGTGAATCGAAGTCCACAATGgaaaatttaacctgaaatagggtacaaaagaacaaaaaaatacttacctgctccatttgcttgtgatggGTCAcccaccaccatcttgcttgaagatcttggccaaaatccTGTGCGCAGCAGGCGTCATGACATTATCTCAGGCCGCGTTTTGGTCTGAAATAACTAGTTGCAGATGTGAGGATGGCTTACCTATTTTTCTAGCTTTGCTTCAAAACCCTGTTTAAAGGGCAGGAAAGCATCTCTGCCAATCCACTGTGTGAAAATAATCTTGTCGTAATCTCCTTACTGTTTACCAACTTGCTGAGCAGAAGTAAGCATAGTTATAGCCCTCAGCTgtttcaatgggacagctcctaCCAATTCACCTGAGGATTCAGCAGTTTAGCAAAGACAGACAACACCTTCAGTAAACTTTATTTCACCATTTTAGATCTTTAGAACTTTAGACAAAATAACCTTCAACTGAAAGTGAGACAAGAGAATTACACCATCCTACAAATTTACACCTCTCTCAATGAAACATGCAAgctagctcccccccccccccccccccccaacctgtaggcattgttataataatcatgtgtaatctggctgtattacttacaactaaattccgtagcagagaggagggaggaggcaggccaggagggcGGCGCATCACTCACTACGGCATGCTcctttattttcctcctcaaaaacctagtgcGCCTTATGGGCACGGTATATTACCTTATATTGCTGCTGCTGACTATGGTGTTCAGTGTTCGGAAAATCTCATTTTAATGAACACGTTCTTATATCTATTCTATttcatttatctgttctgtgcagtgctattaagaaaatggcaagttttgtattttgtacttttgcagtaatgcaaatatgttatttactttagtaaaagatgttttatttagaaaaacactgtgcatttcagttcttgagttaagcataactacatttcagcattatcagtaatgtGTGTGTGCGCTTTTGCCTTAAAAAATCCAaacaaatagacctctagcacaattcaattcccttaaaatattgcatcgcataccgttatcgcaatttttagggccctaatcgcaatcgcacaaaattcacatatcgtgcagccctatttattatttaaccccttatcaATGAATAACTGATATATCCATCTCCAGTAAGTGCAATTTAATACTCCAAAAGATATATCCATCAAATCAAAATGATAGCATGGTATACATGAGATTATATTGGGAGCACAGCTGTAATAGAAGCCTACTCAAAGGTAATTCTGAACTGGGCCATTtaacccccaccccccatatgATGCAGTCTATAGTGAAAAAaaagagagggagggggctccctctctcagccTACTGACACCCTGCAAAGAAATCACGGGACAATGGTTTACTATAGTAGCCAAGACCTAATATAAGACCACTCTACAAACTGAGTCTTGCTATTAGGCGTTGGGGAACCTAATAGAAAGTAGTACTTTTCTCTGAAAAATAGAACAGGTTGGCACAGTATGTGATGAGCAGTGGGACATCAGGCATACATGGCCTACTTGTTCTTTTCACCCATTATAAATTCATACCATTATATATTCCGTCAGTATTAAAGGGGATTTCCGGGATTTTTATCTGGAAAggtctggacaggtcatcagtatctttcCGGTGGGGGTCCGAGACCCGGGACCTCTGCTGTTTGTGAAGACCTCTGTGCTCGGCAtcacagaaaacccttttaatactaTTAGTAGATATTTACAGACATAGTGTTTCGAATAAGCTATTGCCAGGAAATATATATAGCATGTGTTTTCACAGATATTACCAGTGACACACCAATAGAGGAAATTACACACAAGGGTTCGGCTTTCATAACTACAAAGTTTTATCAAACTGTGAACTGCCAGAAAAAccttaaaagaaaaaagaacactAACAAAGCACTGCGTACATTACAAATAAAGTTATGATAACTACAAACAACACAAACCTACCTACCTGAAGTATATTCTAAACTGAagaccttaggcccctttcacacaggcgagtattccacgtggatgcaatgcgcgagttgaacacattgcacccgcactgaatccggacccattcatttctatggggctgttcacatgagcggtgattttcacgcatcacttgtgcgttgcgtgaaaatcgcagcatgctctattttgtgcgtttttcacgcaacgcaggccccataagaaatgaatggggttgcgtgaaactcacaagcatccgcaagcaagtgcggatgcggtgcgattttcacgcacggttgctaggagacgatcgggatggagacctgatcattattattttcccttataacatggttataaaaagggaaaataacagcattctgaatacagaatgcatagtaaaatagcgctggaggggttaaaaataaaaaataatttaaagaggacctttcacctggaaaaacaatgtgaaccAAGTATGCTGActtggagagcggcgcccggggatctcactgcacttactattatccctgggcgcctatctgttctcccgttatgccctccggtatctgcgctctgtaagttatagtaggcggtgtctgcccttgttctgctgggcgtctccttctcctaggctgcagcgctggccaattgcagcgcacagctcacagcctgggagaaaaaaaaactcccaggctgtgagctctgcactgcgattggccagcgctgcagcctaggagaaggagacgcccacaggacaagggcagacaccgcctactataacttgcagagcgaagataccggagggcattgcaggagaacggagcggcgcccggggataatagtaagtgcagtgagatccccgggcgccgctctatttggcagcatactcagttcacattgtttttccaggtgaaaggtcctctttaactcaccttaatccacttgctcgcgcagccggcatcgccttctgtcttctttctttgctgtgtgcaggaacaggacctgtggtgacgtcactccggtcatcacatgatccatcacatgattttttaccatggtgatggatcatgttgtggaccatgtgatgactggagtgacgtcaccacaggtcctgttcctgcacacagcaaagaaagaagacagaagagatgtcggctgcgcgatcaagtggatgaaggcgagttaaaatttttatttatttttttaacccctccagcgctattttactatgcattctgtattcagaatgctattattttcccttataaccatgttataagggaaaataatacaatctacagaacaccgttaagtcgggtttgggtaccaaacatgccgatttttctcacgcgagtgcaaaatgcattacaatgttttgcactcgcgcagaaaaattgagCGTGTtcacgcaacgcacccgcacattttcccgcaacgcccatgtgaaagaggccttaaacttcCTTATGACATTCTCACTAAGAATTATATATGGCTGCAGAAAGCATACAcataaaaaacaagcaaaaaaactaAACTGTCTTTCTTGCAGGGCCTAGACCACTGTCAGGGGGAAGGCCAGTACCCAAACTGATCCaacctccccccaaaaatagcCTAAAACGCACTTTATTTCAATCTCCATACGTTTGAGAGAACAGATTTATAATCTATGGTTGAAGAGGACGATTTAACTACAGCATAAGTACATGTTGTGCAAATGACGAAACTATATCAATACATGTCATAGAAAGTTTCAATTCATATATTTGTATAAACAAGGCATTCTGATGCCCAAATGTGACATTTATACAAAGATAGGTAGTGCTACATAGATGCCTCAGTGACCTGTATTAGTCTACCAGGCCTACAGGCTTGTCCTTTTATAAAGACAAGGAGAATATTAGGAGGAAGTTTTTAAATATTTGcattattaaattaaaaaaaaatatatttttataaaatgttCCTTAAAGTTCTTACTTGTAGTTCTCTATGAACTGTGCAAAGGCTTCTGTTCTGCCAGACAATGGGACAATGATGTTCACAATGGTCCTGGAGATGTCCTGCGTTTCCACTTTGACTTTCATGAGTGGGCCAAAGGGTCGGAATAAAGTGATGTGATGGTAGCTCCTAGATTCGGGTTTTTTGTAGAACAGCTCATAATGAGATCCTTTATCCCTTTCAGTTCGATAAtaacctaataataataataataataataataataataatagaaaaaatatattaaaaaaaaatctacatttgtTTAAAATTCTATTAATTCTGCATCAACTGGATCTTGTAGGTGCTAGGAAATATTCTGGCTTATCAACGGAGTCATAAAATAGTTTATTACACTCCTTTGTAAGGGTAAAGGAAAAACTGCACTGATGCCTCTAATAGACGCAAGCACAGTCTAAGCGAATAGTGTGGGTGGGCGCAGCTCACCTCCTAGAACTTACCACCTCACTTCATCCTGATGTatcagcttggaagaaagatgaggcaATAGAGGCTAGATACAAGTTGTAATCAGACCTGAACATCAGCCAGGATGTATGTTCCAGCATACATAGGATTATTCTCAATGGAGGTTTGAATAAATTAATTATGGAAGAGGGAAAAATGCCTCCTATATGCTATACCCTTTCATATAGTCATCTGTAGGAAAATAACTGTCAACCCTGAGCCACGGTTCCAACTGGCTTAGAGAGAACCCTGACATATGctcgctcccatggtcccagccaccaaataggccagtgttttttcctatagCATGCAAGCATGATCTCcgctaatggattgcagggtggtcgtaaccatggaaacgagcagtgtataatgtgatggaaaaatccagccagcaaaggaggcaatatggacaatcacaatacattagtaagtgactggtactaactttctctacctgataaatgccatttactgatgtgagacaacccctttaaggggaaaatCACCAGCACTGAACCATACCGCACTGCCTTAGCAATTAAAAGCCAACTGCCATCAGCCAATTGATTTTTCCTTGGAAAAGCTTTGGCGCAGCTGACATAGGGACTCTGCAAGTAAACCTGGTCCAACCATGGGGAAGTTTGCATGGTATTGTATACGCTCCTAGGATAGATCATATACTTCATGCATGCAGTATATATAACATATGAACACTATAGTATGACTTCCTCCGTGTAATAAGCCATTGTTATATACATTATATTCAGAAACTCAGCACTCCTTTTCTGGGCCAAGGAATCCTACTGCAGTCATATCCTCTGCTCAGCGGTCTGCTACACTGGGCTGCCGATTCCCTGCCTGTCCCTGCACTAGGAGAGACCTGGATCAATCTGTTGTCCACATTGTCGGCATGAACATCGGCAGCCCGAATCCCTGCATAGGCCACAGGAGAGTCTATCTACTGAGCAACGGTTGGTGCGTACAAGTCTATAGCTGAGGTCAGCTGCTCGCAGCAGACCTGGCCCTTTCTCCCTGTCTACTGGTCTGGTGATGGACCAAGGCATTGCCAGCTGTACGAACAGACTGCAGTTGCTTGCCCTTCTGGCTGGACTAGCATCTCTGCGCTGGTAGGAGAACAGGAAGAGCAAACTGTTGTAGCAGGTCCATACAGTTAGCAATACTCTGCAGTCTGCATACACAATGTAAGGAGAAGTAGCAAGGGGACGTTTGTTTTTTCACAGCAGTTCCTCACCTCTCCCGGTCCTGCTCCTTGCATACACCCCAACATAATCCAATTGATTTACTTGAAAGCATTCTCCTTCTCAAGATGCATAAAAGAACTGAACATACCTTCCACAAAGTCAGATTCACTGAATAAAACTTTTTCCGATCCTCTGTTCTCTTGTTCTTCATCGTCCTCAGGATTATTTATGACTTCCAGGCCAGCCTCTATAACTTCAACCAATTCATCTCTCCTGTCCTTTCTGATGGGCTTTTCCTCTGGGTGGCGTGTTAGCCCCATCTCAAGCTGGTAAACCTTCATGGAATTAAAACTTTCAAAAGGCACAACTGCATATTCACTGGGAAGTTTAGCACCCACAACGACTTCTGCCTTATCAATCTGTGAATGTAAAAACTCAAGGAGGTCATTAGGGGGTTGCTCTTTGGTACCTTGGTGCCCAGCACCATTACCAGCAGATTGTTTTTTCTCATGTGCCAATCTCAGCTTTTCACTCATTTCCTGAAGTTCCTGCTTGAGTTGGGCAATCTGTCTTTTTAGGCTTGTTGCTCGACTTTTgtagtgctcctcctgttcctgaaGAAGAGCTTGGTAGTACTCCTTGCTATAGATCTCTCCAGCAATCCCAGGAAGAGAGCCATTTCCCTCAGGAGTAGGGGCACATTCTAATAGATATGTGAGAAGCATTAAGCTGAAAACCAAGGCAAGTCCTACAAATAACCATCGGGTTCTGCCTTGGAGATACACCCCTCTCCTGGGCATTCTCTTGAAAATCTGTATTTTTCTTGTGCATGAAGACGATTTAGATAATCATTCAAAAaagtttgttcttttctgtctaaaCTTTCTTGTCTCACATCACTGAAACAAAAATAACCTCATCAAGACAGGACCACATTTCTGTTCAGTCTGCTACCTCCATGAAAACCAGGGATATAAACCGCAACTTGCTGAAGAACAGGTCAAAAACTGTACAATGTGGATTCAGGGGATATTAATGCTCCAGCCTATCTGGATGTTAAGGGGTCATTTTCTTGAACCTGAAAAGAGAAAAAGGTGTCAAAATTAAAGTGCCACTATcctaatttatttattatataaaagatGAATATGCATtcaaaatataaaagttaaaTTCAGATAAGTGCTTaattaaatcacaaaaaagtcacaaaaaacaaGTTATCTTATCTCACTTAATCAAATGGCATTATCCTGTAGAGAAacttaatataaggcacttactaatgaattgtaattgtccatattgcctcctttgccgtCTTGATTCCTTGTTCCATCACAGTATACACTGCATGTATCCAGGGGTTAggactaccctgcaatccagcagcagtggccgtacttgcatactataggaaaaattgCAGGCCTATGCACAGTACTACTACAGTCTGTTaccagagaggccagagctggcTTCTCTGGAAACTGACTGTAGTACTGTGCACAGGGCTGaaatttttcctatagtatgcaagtacggccactgctgctggattgcagggtagtcatAACCTAGGAAACTagcatgaaaaaaaaatggatcgagccagcaaaaggaagcaatatagactataaacagtcacaatacattaatatgtgccttgtattaagtttgtctacatgataaatgccatttgctgaaatgagaaaaCTTTTAAGTCAAGAACACCATTCAAATACACAATTATCATGGAATGCAGGCAGACAAAAGTTACGGTATACGAGAAATCATTTT
The sequence above is a segment of the Bufo gargarizans isolate SCDJY-AF-19 chromosome 6, ASM1485885v1, whole genome shotgun sequence genome. Coding sequences within it:
- the CSGALNACT2 gene encoding chondroitin sulfate N-acetylgalactosaminyltransferase 2 isoform X1, which translates into the protein MPRRGVYLQGRTRWLFVGLALVFSLMLLTYLLECAPTPEGNGSLPGIAGEIYSKEYYQALLQEQEEHYKSRATSLKRQIAQLKQELQEMSEKLRLAHEKKQSAGNGAGHQGTKEQPPNDLLEFLHSQIDKAEVVVGAKLPSEYAVVPFESFNSMKVYQLEMGLTRHPEEKPIRKDRRDELVEVIEAGLEVINNPEDDEEQENRGSEKVLFSESDFVEGYYRTERDKGSHYELFYKKPESRSYHHITLFRPFGPLMKVKVETQDISRTIVNIIVPLSGRTEAFAQFIENYKDVCIQQDKRTYLTVVYFGEKGLSEVRDILKNIESETKFHNYTLIPLKEEFSRGRGLEVGARAWDKGDVLLFFCDVDIYFTPGFLDTCRLNAEAGKKVFYPVVFSLYNPAIVYANLEVPPPVEQQLVHKKDSGFWRDFGFGMTCQYKSDFLTIGGFDLEVRGWGGEDVHLYRKYLHGDLVVIRTPVPGLFHLWHEKHCVDELTPEQYRMCIQSKAMNEASHPHLGMLVFREEIEAHLHKQAFRTNNESEA
- the CSGALNACT2 gene encoding chondroitin sulfate N-acetylgalactosaminyltransferase 2 isoform X2, translating into MPRRGVYLQGRTRWLFVGLALVFSLMLLTYLLECAPTPEGNGSLPGIAGEIYSKEYYQALLQEQEEHYKSRATSLKRQIAQLKQELQEMSEKLRLAHEKKQSAGNGAGHQGTKEQPPNDLLEFLHSQIDKAEVVVGAKLPSEYAVVPFESFNSMKVYQLEMGLTRHPEEKPIRKDRRDELVEVIEAGLEVINNPEDDEEQENRGSEKVLFSESDFVEGYYRTERDKGSHYELFYKKPESRSYHHITLFRPFGPLMKVKVETQDISRTIVNIIVPLSGRTEAFAQFIENYKDVCIQQDKRTYLTVVYFGEKGLSEVRDILKNIESETKFHNYTLIPLKEEFSRGRGLEVGARAWDKGDVLLFFCDVDIYFTPGFLDTCRLNAEAGKKVFYPVVFSLYNPAIVYANLEVPPPVEQQLVHKKDSGFWRDFGFGMTCQYKSDFLTIDHHPSSWGRVSLYSKGRIEALTMRPPHSKATVSRS
- the CSGALNACT2 gene encoding chondroitin sulfate N-acetylgalactosaminyltransferase 2 isoform X3; translated protein: MPRRGVYLQGRTRWLFVGLALVFSLMLLTYLLECAPTPEGNGSLPGIAGEIYSKEYYQALLQEQEEHYKSRATSLKRQIAQLKQELQEMSEKLRLAHEKKQSAGNGAGHQGTKEQPPNDLLEFLHSQIDKAEVVVGAKLPSEYAVVPFESFNSMKVYQLEMGLTRHPEEKPIRKDRRDELVEVIEAGLEVINNPEDDEEQENRGSEKVLFSESDFVEGYYRTERDKGSHYELFYKKPESRSYHHITLFRPFGPLMKVKVETQDISRTIVNIIVPLSGRTEAFAQFIENYKDVCIQQDKRTYLTVVYFGEKGLSEVRDILKNIER